The Streptomyces laurentii genome contains a region encoding:
- a CDS encoding NADH-ubiquinone oxidoreductase chain C (NADH-ubiquinone oxidoreductase chain C [Streptomyces venezuelae ATCC10712];~NADH:ubiquinone oxidoreductase 27 kD subunit [Energyproduction and conversion]; COG0852;~Respiratory-chain NADH dehydrogenase, 30 Kd subunit; pfam00329;~identified by MetaGeneAnnotator; putative), which produces MNGYDENAFDALPDSVTELFGEEAAAQRGYDLLTVDVPTGSWIAALEIARDKLGLTFFDWLSAVDEPGAGFRVCAHVASVGPGGVRRLLLRTTVPHEAASLPSAVEVYAGAAWHERETYEMFGVTFTDHPHLVHLLLPETFEGHPLRKDFVLAARVAKAWPGAKEPGESHDPNAPKRRQMLPPGVPDPNEWGPLKGQLPPAPARAARGAGAGAGAAGERPVRRTRTAGAGSASQQGEGETPAVAPRRARSASEGSASQQGTETPAAGPRRARSASGGSASQRPEPSEPTTAVEPPAPPAGPRRNRSAGGGSASQRPEPTEQPAEPPTEAESPAPPAGPRRNRSAGGGSASQREGGTADEGAPQPEPGPRTRSADAPWHHARPAFDEGAEAPEKAPGKAAEPDSETPPETPPETPPTPDTESDGGDPA; this is translated from the coding sequence GTGAACGGCTACGACGAGAACGCCTTCGACGCCCTGCCGGACTCGGTCACCGAGCTCTTCGGCGAGGAGGCCGCGGCCCAGCGCGGGTACGACCTGCTGACCGTCGACGTGCCGACCGGCTCGTGGATCGCCGCCCTGGAGATCGCCCGCGACAAGCTCGGCCTCACCTTCTTCGACTGGCTGAGCGCCGTCGACGAACCGGGCGCGGGCTTCCGCGTCTGCGCGCACGTCGCCTCGGTCGGACCGGGCGGCGTCCGGCGCCTGCTGCTGCGGACGACGGTGCCGCACGAGGCGGCGTCGCTGCCGTCGGCCGTCGAGGTCTACGCGGGCGCGGCCTGGCACGAGCGCGAGACGTACGAGATGTTCGGGGTGACCTTCACCGATCACCCGCACCTGGTCCACCTGCTCCTTCCGGAGACCTTCGAGGGCCATCCGCTGCGCAAGGACTTCGTCCTCGCGGCACGCGTCGCCAAGGCGTGGCCCGGCGCGAAGGAGCCCGGCGAGTCCCACGACCCGAACGCCCCGAAGCGCCGTCAGATGCTACCGCCGGGCGTGCCCGACCCCAACGAATGGGGTCCGCTGAAGGGCCAGCTCCCGCCCGCCCCGGCCCGCGCGGCGCGCGGCGCGGGCGCGGGGGCCGGTGCCGCCGGTGAACGGCCGGTGCGGCGTACCCGTACGGCCGGCGCCGGGTCGGCGAGCCAGCAGGGCGAGGGGGAGACCCCGGCCGTGGCCCCGCGGCGCGCGCGGAGCGCGAGCGAGGGCTCGGCGAGCCAGCAGGGTACGGAGACCCCCGCGGCGGGTCCGCGCCGGGCGCGCAGCGCGAGCGGCGGTTCGGCGAGCCAGCGGCCGGAACCGTCCGAGCCGACCACTGCCGTCGAGCCGCCGGCGCCTCCGGCCGGTCCGCGCCGGAACCGGAGCGCGGGCGGCGGCTCCGCGAGCCAGCGACCGGAACCGACCGAGCAGCCCGCTGAGCCGCCCACCGAGGCAGAGTCCCCGGCGCCTCCGGCCGGTCCGCGCCGGAACCGGAGCGCGGGCGGCGGGTCCGCCAGTCAGCGCGAGGGCGGGACCGCCGACGAGGGGGCACCGCAACCGGAGCCCGGACCCCGTACCCGTAGCGCGGACGCCCCCTGGCACCACGCCCGCCCGGCGTTCGACGAGGGCGCCGAGGCCCCCGAGAAGGCGCCCGGGAAGGCCGCCGAGCCGGACAGCGAAACCCCGCCCGAGACTCCGCCCGAGACCCCGCCCACCCCCGACACCGAATCCGACGGAGGCGATCCCGCGTGA
- a CDS encoding NADH dehydrogenase subunit nuoH2 (NADH dehydrogenase subunit NuoH2 [Streptomyces pristinaespiralis ATCC25486];~NADH dehydrogenase; cl00469;~identified by MetaGeneAnnotator; putative), which produces MTDVLDVVLRLLAVFVAFLVLPLVVGQTEHKVMAHMQGRLGPMYAGGFHGWAQLVADGVKFAQKEDIVPADADRRVFQLAPAVALLPYLLVLLAIPIGPGDGAVGAVIDAGIFFVLAVMGVGVLGSLMAGWASANKYSLLGALRTAAQLLAYELPMLLAAASVAMAAGTLSLPGILDSFEWWWVPWQIVGALVFFVAGLAELQRPPFDMPIADSEIIFGAYTEYTGLRFALFLLAEYAGIVVLCGLTTVLFLGGWHGPFGADGLGWLWTLLKTAVLAFVVIWLRVSYPRLREDQLQKLAWTTLVPLALAQIALTGIVKVAIS; this is translated from the coding sequence GTGACCGACGTACTCGACGTCGTCCTCCGCCTGCTCGCCGTCTTCGTCGCGTTCCTCGTCCTGCCGCTCGTCGTCGGACAGACGGAACACAAGGTGATGGCCCACATGCAGGGCCGGCTCGGCCCCATGTACGCGGGCGGGTTCCACGGCTGGGCGCAGCTCGTCGCGGACGGGGTGAAGTTCGCGCAGAAGGAGGACATCGTCCCGGCCGACGCCGACCGGCGGGTGTTCCAGCTCGCGCCGGCCGTCGCCCTCCTCCCGTACCTCCTCGTCCTCCTCGCGATCCCGATCGGCCCCGGCGACGGCGCGGTCGGGGCGGTGATCGACGCGGGGATCTTCTTCGTGCTCGCGGTCATGGGCGTCGGTGTGCTCGGCAGCCTGATGGCCGGCTGGGCGTCGGCGAACAAGTACTCGCTGCTCGGCGCGCTCCGTACCGCCGCGCAGCTCCTCGCGTACGAACTGCCCATGCTCCTCGCCGCCGCGTCCGTCGCGATGGCGGCCGGGACGCTCTCGCTGCCCGGCATCCTCGACTCGTTCGAGTGGTGGTGGGTGCCCTGGCAGATCGTCGGCGCGCTCGTCTTCTTCGTCGCCGGGCTCGCCGAGCTGCAGCGCCCGCCGTTCGACATGCCGATCGCCGACTCGGAGATCATCTTCGGCGCGTACACCGAGTACACCGGGCTGCGCTTCGCGCTGTTCCTGCTCGCCGAGTACGCCGGCATCGTCGTCCTGTGCGGCCTGACCACCGTCCTCTTCCTCGGCGGCTGGCACGGCCCGTTCGGCGCCGACGGCCTCGGCTGGCTGTGGACCCTGCTCAAGACCGCCGTCCTGGCGTTCGTCGTGATCTGGCTGCGGGTCTCGTACCCCCGGCTGCGCGAGGACCAGCTCCAGAAGCTCGCCTGGACGACCCTCGTCCCGCTCGCGCTCGCGCAGATCGCGCTCACCGGCATCGTGAAGGTGGCGATCAGCTGA
- a CDS encoding NADH-quinone oxidoreductase subunit I 1 (4Fe-4S binding domain; pfam00037;~NADH-quinone oxidoreductase subunit I 1 [Streptomyces fulvissimus DSM40593];~NADH-quinone oxidoreductase, chain I; TIGR01971;~identified by MetaGeneAnnotator; putative) has protein sequence MAPVFGSGLAKGLAVTLRTMTRRSVTLQYPEAQPELPPRTRGVIALFEENCTVCMLCARECPDWCIYIDSHKETVPPAAPGGRERSRNVLDRFAIDFSLCMYCGICVEVCPFDALFWSPEFEYAETDIQELTHERDKLREWMWTVPEPPALDPRAEEPKEIAAARKAADKAAAQAHAAAEAEAAAQAEAARREEEGQ, from the coding sequence ATGGCACCCGTGTTCGGATCCGGTCTGGCCAAGGGCCTCGCCGTCACCCTGCGCACCATGACGCGCAGGAGCGTCACCCTGCAGTACCCGGAGGCGCAGCCCGAGCTGCCGCCCCGCACGCGCGGGGTGATCGCGCTGTTCGAGGAGAACTGCACGGTCTGCATGCTGTGCGCCCGCGAGTGCCCCGACTGGTGCATCTACATCGACTCCCACAAGGAGACCGTGCCGCCGGCCGCCCCCGGCGGGCGCGAGCGCAGCCGCAACGTCCTCGACCGCTTCGCGATCGACTTCTCGCTCTGCATGTACTGCGGTATCTGCGTCGAGGTGTGCCCGTTCGACGCGCTGTTCTGGTCGCCCGAGTTCGAGTACGCGGAGACCGACATCCAGGAACTGACGCACGAGCGCGACAAGCTGCGCGAGTGGATGTGGACCGTCCCGGAGCCGCCCGCGCTCGACCCGCGCGCGGAGGAGCCGAAGGAGATCGCCGCGGCGCGCAAGGCCGCCGACAAGGCGGCGGCCCAGGCCCATGCGGCAGCCGAGGCCGAGGCAGCCGCCCAGGCCGAGGCCGCTCGGCGCGAGGAGGAGGGACAGTGA
- a CDS encoding NADH-ubiquinone/plastoquinone oxidoreductase chain 6 (NADH dehydrogenase subunit J; Provisional;~NADH-ubiquinone/plastoquinone oxidoreductase chain 6 [Streptomyces sp. SirexAA- E];~PFAM: NADH-ubiquinone/plastoquinone oxidoreductase chain 6; KEGG: sgr:SGR_2920 putative NADH dehydrogenase chain J;~identified by MetaGeneAnnotator; putative), with the protein MILARTLAASATAHGFLSPTGVEAVFLLVGLVTLGAALVAVTTKQLVHAALWLVVALGGLAVEYLLLTAEFIAWVQVLIYVGSVVVLLLFGLMLTRAPVGRSPDADSGNRPVAAAVALAAAAALVWVVVDAFRTTWIGLDGPAQGSAEVSGRFLFRHWVLPFEALSVLLLAALVGAIVLSRKKSPEDDTDTEAPEETEDTDESGEAAEETR; encoded by the coding sequence GTGATCCTGGCCCGGACCCTCGCCGCTTCGGCCACCGCCCACGGCTTCCTTTCCCCCACCGGCGTCGAGGCCGTCTTCCTCCTCGTCGGCCTCGTCACCCTCGGCGCGGCCCTCGTCGCCGTCACCACCAAGCAGCTCGTGCACGCCGCGCTCTGGCTGGTCGTGGCGCTCGGCGGGCTCGCCGTCGAGTACCTGCTGCTGACCGCCGAGTTCATCGCCTGGGTGCAGGTGCTGATCTACGTCGGTTCGGTCGTCGTCCTCCTCCTCTTCGGGCTCATGCTCACCCGGGCCCCCGTCGGCCGCTCCCCGGACGCCGACTCGGGCAACCGGCCCGTCGCCGCCGCCGTGGCACTGGCCGCCGCGGCGGCGCTGGTGTGGGTGGTCGTGGACGCGTTCCGTACGACGTGGATCGGCCTCGACGGACCCGCGCAGGGCTCCGCCGAGGTGTCGGGCCGGTTCCTCTTCCGGCACTGGGTGCTGCCCTTCGAGGCGCTGTCCGTGCTGCTGCTCGCCGCGCTCGTCGGGGCGATCGTCCTGTCCCGGAAGAAGTCTCCCGAAGACGACACCGACACCGAGGCCCCTGAGGAAACCGAGGACACCGACGAATCCGGCGAAGCCGCCGAGGAGACCCGCTGA
- a CDS encoding NADH dehydrogenase subunit K (NADH dehydrogenase subunit K [Streptomyces cattleya NRRL 8057 = DSM46488];~NADH:ubiquinone oxidoreductase subunit K; Validated;~identified by MetaGeneAnnotator; putative): protein MHLVYPAVLAALLFSIGLYGVLARRNAILVLMSVELMLNAVNLNLVAFDVWLRDTLHAGQALTLFVIAIAAAEIGIGLAIVLMVYRNRGTADVDRLRDTAERPTPATGSPSTDPSSADPSSTGEKAEATA, encoded by the coding sequence ATGCATCTCGTCTACCCGGCCGTCCTCGCCGCCCTCCTCTTCTCCATCGGCCTGTACGGCGTCCTCGCCCGCCGCAACGCGATCCTCGTCCTGATGTCCGTCGAGCTCATGCTCAACGCGGTCAACCTCAACCTGGTCGCCTTCGACGTCTGGCTCCGCGACACCCTGCACGCCGGCCAGGCGCTCACCCTCTTCGTCATCGCCATCGCCGCCGCCGAGATCGGCATCGGCCTCGCGATCGTCCTGATGGTCTACCGCAACCGCGGCACCGCTGACGTCGACCGGCTCCGCGACACCGCCGAGCGCCCCACCCCCGCGACGGGCTCCCCGTCCACCGACCCGTCGTCCGCCGACCCGTCGTCCACCGGCGAGAAGGCCGAGGCCACCGCGTGA
- a CDS encoding NADH-ubiquinone oxidoreductase chain L (NADH-Ubiquinone/plastoquinone (complex I), various chains; pfam00361;~NADH-ubiquinone oxidoreductase chain L [Streptomyces venezuelae ATCC10712];~identified by MetaGeneAnnotator; putative), producing MTTTTLAVLVPLLPFLGSAAGLLLGRTAPGFVRPLAVLPALAAAVLAVLVAVRQGGGAAIDAATRLTPTGSVPIDLALHIDGFAALVAVLVGVVATCVQIYSTGYLRHDPRYPSYAALVSLFTSAMLLVVYSGDLMVLLVGWEIMGICSYFLVGHYWETPEARAASLKAFLVTKLGDVPFLIGLFALAADAGTFRITGVLGAVASGGLDHPTLVALLLLAGVAGKSAQFPLHTWLPDAMAGPTPVSALIHAATMVAAGIYFTARLLPVFAASAAALTVLAVMAALTMTGSALAALAQDDIKRVLAYSTIGQLGYMAGALAVGDRAAAVFHLLTHGAFKALLFLAAGTVIHAAGTNSLTAMSRMSGLTRRVPDAYWTMTIGLLALAAIPPFAGFFSKEAVLVAAEHTATSGGAGGAPAVAGWIVLVAGLLTALLTAAYAIRLWLLAFRGRGTEAPDHGRQPVAMTTVLWVLAVPSLALGLAAPRLGDWFGGPSLMPTLTTAVLGTGLAVVGAAVTYATWHALVTKAARAAGTARATAAAQARTAPSAPPVPHVPHPDADAGQVEAEALDLPHPAPDHDPDPGRTLLGPLYRPAVDGFRLDAAYRTLFVRPVLAAATLVRFLDREVVETYVSGAGSGAKGLGWLVRRAQTGNVQTYLGALLAGSVVLAIVAVALANAAAGA from the coding sequence GTGACCACCACCACCCTCGCCGTCCTCGTCCCCCTCCTGCCCTTCCTGGGCTCGGCCGCCGGCCTGCTCCTCGGCCGTACCGCCCCCGGCTTCGTCCGCCCCCTGGCCGTCCTGCCGGCCCTGGCCGCCGCCGTGCTCGCCGTCCTGGTCGCCGTACGGCAGGGCGGCGGTGCGGCGATCGACGCCGCGACCCGGCTCACCCCGACCGGCTCGGTCCCGATCGACCTGGCCCTGCACATCGACGGCTTCGCCGCGCTCGTCGCCGTCCTGGTCGGCGTCGTCGCCACCTGCGTGCAGATCTACTCGACCGGCTACCTCCGGCACGACCCGCGCTACCCCTCGTACGCCGCGCTCGTCTCCCTCTTCACCTCCGCGATGCTGCTCGTCGTCTACTCCGGCGACCTGATGGTGCTGCTCGTCGGCTGGGAGATCATGGGCATCTGCTCGTACTTCCTCGTCGGGCACTACTGGGAGACCCCCGAGGCCCGCGCGGCCTCCCTGAAGGCCTTCCTCGTCACCAAGCTCGGCGACGTGCCGTTCCTGATCGGCCTGTTCGCGCTCGCCGCCGACGCGGGCACCTTCCGGATCACCGGGGTGCTCGGCGCCGTCGCGAGCGGCGGCCTCGACCACCCGACCCTGGTGGCGCTGCTGCTCCTCGCGGGCGTGGCCGGCAAGTCCGCGCAGTTCCCGCTGCACACCTGGCTGCCCGACGCGATGGCCGGCCCGACCCCCGTCTCCGCGCTCATCCACGCGGCCACCATGGTCGCCGCCGGCATCTACTTCACCGCCCGTCTGCTGCCGGTCTTCGCCGCCTCCGCCGCCGCGCTGACCGTGCTCGCCGTGATGGCCGCGCTCACCATGACCGGCTCGGCGCTCGCCGCGCTCGCGCAGGACGACATCAAGCGGGTCCTCGCCTACTCGACGATCGGCCAGCTCGGCTACATGGCCGGCGCCCTCGCCGTCGGCGACCGGGCCGCCGCCGTCTTCCACCTCCTCACGCACGGCGCCTTCAAGGCGCTGCTGTTCCTCGCCGCCGGTACGGTCATCCACGCCGCCGGCACCAACTCGCTCACCGCCATGTCCCGGATGAGCGGACTGACCCGGCGCGTCCCGGACGCGTACTGGACGATGACCATCGGCCTGCTCGCGCTCGCCGCGATCCCGCCGTTCGCCGGCTTCTTCTCCAAGGAAGCCGTCCTCGTCGCCGCCGAGCACACCGCCACCTCGGGCGGGGCGGGCGGCGCGCCCGCCGTGGCCGGCTGGATCGTGCTCGTCGCCGGACTCCTGACGGCCCTGCTCACCGCCGCGTACGCGATCCGGCTGTGGCTGCTCGCCTTCCGCGGGCGCGGCACCGAGGCCCCCGACCACGGGCGCCAGCCGGTCGCCATGACCACCGTCCTGTGGGTGCTGGCCGTGCCGTCGCTCGCCCTCGGGCTCGCCGCGCCCCGGCTCGGCGACTGGTTCGGCGGACCCTCGCTCATGCCGACGCTCACCACGGCCGTCCTCGGCACCGGCCTCGCCGTCGTCGGCGCCGCCGTCACGTACGCGACCTGGCACGCGCTCGTCACCAAGGCGGCCCGGGCGGCCGGGACCGCCCGGGCGACCGCGGCGGCACAGGCCCGTACCGCCCCGTCCGCCCCGCCCGTCCCGCACGTGCCCCACCCCGACGCCGACGCCGGCCAGGTCGAGGCGGAGGCCCTGGACCTGCCGCACCCGGCCCCCGACCACGACCCGGACCCCGGCCGCACCCTGCTCGGCCCGCTGTACCGGCCCGCCGTCGACGGCTTCCGCCTCGACGCCGCCTACCGGACGCTGTTCGTCCGCCCCGTCCTCGCCGCCGCCACGCTGGTCCGCTTCCTGGACCGCGAGGTCGTCGAGACGTACGTGAGCGGCGCGGGCAGCGGAGCCAAGGGCCTCGGGTGGCTCGTCCGCCGCGCCCAGACCGGCAACGTCCAGACCTACCTCGGCGCCCTGCTCGCCGGCTCCGTCGTCCTGGCGATCGTCGCCGTCGCCCTCGCCAACGCCGCCGCCGGAGCGTGA
- a CDS encoding NADH dehydrogenase subunit I M (NADH dehydrogenase subunit I M [Streptomyces albus J1074];~identified by MetaGeneAnnotator; putative) gives MIDISEPVMQLLLALIVAGPFLGAVAALLPAPPGLKGRSPEQAVLRHGVTVTGVILLAAIVLALGFDHDRPQAMQATTDVTWIKALDVRIHLGVDGISLPLLLLTALLTFLCALYSYFKPPAGPSPGPSSPCSSSSNPAPSRPSRSSTSCCSSWPSRRSSSRCTSSSPAGAARTAGPPP, from the coding sequence GTGATCGATATCAGCGAACCCGTGATGCAGCTCCTTCTGGCACTGATCGTCGCCGGCCCGTTCCTCGGCGCCGTGGCCGCTCTCCTGCCCGCCCCGCCCGGACTGAAGGGCCGCTCACCCGAGCAGGCCGTGCTGCGCCACGGCGTCACCGTCACCGGCGTGATCCTGCTGGCCGCGATCGTCCTCGCCCTCGGCTTCGACCACGACCGCCCCCAGGCGATGCAGGCCACCACCGACGTCACCTGGATCAAGGCACTCGACGTACGGATCCACCTCGGCGTCGACGGCATCTCCCTCCCCCTCCTGCTCCTGACCGCGCTGCTGACCTTCCTCTGCGCGCTCTACTCGTACTTCAAGCCCCCGGCCGGCCCGTCCCCCGGGCCTTCGTCGCCCTGCTCCTCGTCCTCGAATCCGGCACCCTCGCGACCTTCGCGGTCCTCGACCTCGTGCTGTTCTTCCTGGCCTTCGAGACGGTCCTCGTCCCGATGTACTTCCTCATCGCCCGCTGGGGCGGCGAGAACCGCCGGGCCGCCGCCCTGA
- a CDS encoding NADH dehydrogenase subunit I M (NADH dehydrogenase subunit I M [Streptomyces albus J1074];~NADH-Ubiquinone/plastoquinone (complex I), various chains; cl14187;~identified by MetaGeneAnnotator; putative), which translates to MLFFLAFETVLVPMYFLIARWGGENRRAAALKFVLYTVLGSVVMLLGLLLVGLKAGTFDMVALATDNGRGLTTSVQVIAVLAIGLGLAVKTPMWPLHSWLPDAHTAAPTVGSVLLAGVLLKMGTYGFVRIALPVTPDGMRTFAPYLAAFAVAGIIYGSLACLSLVKPGNKGDLKRLIAYSSVGHMGFVLLGIATMTPTGVNGALFANIAHGLITGLLFFLVGAVKDRYGTADLDTLAGATGAALYGRAPRLGALVAFAAVASLGLPGLAGFWGEMLALFGAFDPAAGLSRPAFLTCMAVGAFGTLLTAAYLLLVVRRVCMGGPRPAGESALADVQRYEFAAWTPLAALTVLAGLWPAVLLGLTDPAVQQLLAGGKP; encoded by the coding sequence GTGCTGTTCTTCCTGGCCTTCGAGACGGTCCTCGTCCCGATGTACTTCCTCATCGCCCGCTGGGGCGGCGAGAACCGCCGGGCCGCCGCCCTGAAGTTCGTCCTCTACACGGTGCTCGGCTCCGTCGTCATGCTGCTCGGGCTGCTCCTCGTGGGCCTGAAGGCGGGCACGTTCGACATGGTGGCACTCGCCACCGACAACGGCCGCGGACTGACCACGTCGGTGCAGGTCATCGCCGTTCTCGCGATCGGCCTCGGGCTCGCCGTGAAGACCCCGATGTGGCCGCTGCACAGCTGGCTCCCGGACGCCCACACCGCCGCCCCGACCGTCGGCTCCGTCCTCCTCGCCGGCGTGCTCCTGAAGATGGGCACGTACGGGTTCGTGCGCATCGCGCTGCCCGTCACGCCCGACGGCATGCGCACCTTCGCCCCGTACCTCGCCGCCTTCGCGGTCGCGGGGATCATCTACGGATCCCTCGCCTGCCTCTCCCTGGTGAAGCCCGGCAACAAGGGCGACCTCAAGCGGCTCATCGCGTACAGCTCCGTCGGCCACATGGGCTTCGTGCTCCTCGGCATCGCCACCATGACGCCCACCGGCGTCAACGGCGCGCTGTTCGCGAACATCGCCCACGGCCTCATCACCGGCCTGCTCTTCTTCCTCGTCGGCGCCGTGAAGGACCGCTACGGCACCGCCGACCTCGACACCCTCGCCGGGGCCACCGGCGCCGCCCTCTACGGCCGCGCCCCCCGCCTCGGCGCGCTCGTCGCGTTCGCCGCCGTCGCCTCCCTCGGCCTGCCCGGCCTCGCCGGGTTCTGGGGCGAGATGCTCGCCCTGTTCGGCGCGTTCGACCCGGCCGCCGGACTCAGCCGCCCCGCCTTCCTCACCTGCATGGCGGTCGGCGCCTTCGGCACCCTGCTCACCGCCGCGTACCTGCTCCTCGTCGTCCGCCGGGTGTGCATGGGCGGCCCCCGGCCCGCCGGGGAGAGCGCGCTCGCCGACGTCCAGAGGTACGAGTTCGCCGCCTGGACCCCCCTCGCCGCCCTCACCGTCCTCGCCGGACTGTGGCCCGCCGTCCTCCTCGGCCTCACCGACCCGGCCGTCCAGCAGCTCCTCGCGGGAGGAAAGCCGTGA
- a CDS encoding NADH-ubiquinone oxidoreductase chain N (NADH-Ubiquinone/plastoquinone (complex I), various chains; pfam00361;~NADH-ubiquinone oxidoreductase chain N [Streptomyces venezuelae ATCC10712];~NADH:ubiquinone oxidoreductase subunit N; Provisional;~identified by MetaGeneAnnotator; putative), which yields MILNVTAAPATGPLAAGAPSLVQSVDWAAIAPPLLTAVVAVAILVADLFLPAGRKHLLGWTATAGLAAALALLLPLRAGDRQTFCLTDAAAAAAGTHARACSYTADTFTLVIQFLVLAGALVTALLSHADTRRGKLPAGEYWFLLLSSAAGAALLPASRDLATLVVALEVASLPAFALVGMRRGDRMSSESALKFFLSSVTATAVTLLGASFVYAATGTLHLTEIAQRLDDVPGQLHTLAQAGVVLTLVGFAFKTAVVPFHFWVPDTYVGAPLPVAAYLSVVGKAVGFTGLILVTVVAFPSYAHVWGPALAVLAALTMTVGNVAALRQDPTRARSAVRLLAWSSVGQAGYLLVPIAAAAYSSDDQIGATVAYALMYAAVNLGAFAVTVLVARSHPENRITDYRGLYASRPAAALALGFFLLNLAGLPPGIIGLFAKVTVFSAAVDAGLGWLAVIMGVNVVIALAYYLRWTALLFRTPEGEPAPVPVVARRAVPAPITLALALTAVAGVVLSGYPQFALRFAAIGLF from the coding sequence GTGATCCTCAACGTGACCGCCGCGCCGGCCACGGGCCCCCTGGCCGCGGGCGCCCCCAGCCTCGTCCAGAGCGTGGACTGGGCGGCCATCGCGCCGCCCCTGCTCACCGCCGTGGTCGCCGTCGCGATCCTCGTCGCCGACCTCTTCCTCCCGGCCGGCCGCAAACACCTCCTCGGCTGGACCGCGACCGCCGGCCTGGCCGCCGCGCTCGCGCTCCTCCTGCCGCTGCGCGCCGGGGACCGGCAGACCTTCTGCCTCACCGACGCCGCCGCGGCCGCCGCCGGCACCCACGCGCGCGCGTGCAGCTACACCGCCGACACCTTCACCCTGGTCATCCAGTTCCTGGTGCTGGCCGGCGCGCTCGTCACCGCGCTGCTCTCGCACGCCGACACCCGCCGGGGCAAGCTGCCGGCCGGCGAGTACTGGTTCCTGCTGCTCTCGTCCGCCGCCGGCGCCGCCCTGCTGCCGGCCTCCCGCGACCTGGCCACCCTCGTCGTCGCCCTCGAAGTGGCCTCGCTGCCCGCCTTCGCGCTCGTCGGCATGCGCCGCGGCGACCGGATGTCCAGCGAGTCCGCGCTCAAGTTCTTCCTGTCCTCGGTCACCGCCACCGCCGTGACCCTGCTCGGCGCGAGCTTCGTGTACGCCGCCACCGGCACCCTCCACCTCACCGAGATCGCCCAGCGCCTCGACGACGTGCCCGGCCAGCTGCACACCCTCGCCCAGGCCGGCGTCGTCCTCACGCTCGTCGGCTTCGCCTTCAAGACGGCGGTCGTGCCCTTCCACTTCTGGGTGCCGGACACCTACGTCGGCGCCCCGCTGCCGGTCGCCGCCTACCTCTCCGTCGTCGGCAAGGCCGTCGGCTTCACCGGCCTCATCCTGGTGACCGTCGTCGCCTTCCCCTCGTACGCGCACGTATGGGGGCCCGCGCTGGCCGTCCTCGCCGCGCTCACCATGACCGTCGGCAACGTCGCCGCCCTGCGCCAGGACCCCACGCGCGCGAGGAGCGCGGTCCGGCTGCTCGCCTGGTCCTCCGTCGGCCAGGCCGGCTACCTCCTGGTGCCGATCGCCGCCGCCGCGTACTCCAGCGACGACCAGATCGGCGCGACCGTCGCGTACGCCCTGATGTACGCGGCCGTGAACCTCGGCGCCTTCGCCGTGACCGTCCTGGTGGCCCGCAGCCATCCCGAGAACCGGATCACCGACTACCGCGGCCTGTACGCGTCCCGCCCGGCCGCCGCCCTCGCCCTCGGTTTCTTCCTGCTCAACCTGGCCGGTCTGCCCCCGGGTATCATCGGCCTCTTCGCCAAGGTGACCGTCTTCTCGGCGGCCGTCGACGCCGGCCTCGGCTGGCTGGCCGTGATCATGGGCGTCAACGTCGTGATCGCCCTCGCCTACTACCTGCGGTGGACGGCCCTGCTCTTCCGGACCCCGGAAGGCGAGCCCGCACCGGTCCCGGTGGTGGCGCGCCGCGCGGTGCCCGCCCCGATCACCCTGGCTCTCGCGCTGACCGCCGTCGCGGGCGTCGTGCTGTCGGGATACCCGCAGTTCGCCCTCCGCTTCGCGGCGATCGGCCTGTTCTGA